A DNA window from Vigna angularis cultivar LongXiaoDou No.4 chromosome 1, ASM1680809v1, whole genome shotgun sequence contains the following coding sequences:
- the LOC108322378 gene encoding protein yippee-like At5g53940 has protein sequence MGRVFLVDLDGRSYGCRCCNTPLALAHNILSRNFNCSQGRAYLFSKVVNITLGPPVERMMISGLHTVEDIFCCSCGQLLGWKYVLAYEKNETYKEGKFVLERWTIVDNVEEELELNLDAQAGSQGSQAGSQAGSQADSQAGSSDTENA, from the exons ATGGGAAGGGTTTTTCTTGTTGATTTGGATGGCAGATCCTACGGATGCAGATGCTGCAATACCCCTCTTGCCCTCGCTCATAACATTCTTTCTCGG AACTTCAACTGCAGCCAAGGAAGAGCATACCTTTTCAGCAAAGT GGTGAACATAACTCTTGGGCCTCCGGTGGAGAGAATGATGATATCTGGACTGCACACAGTTGAAGACATATTTTGTTGCAGCTGTGGACAACTTCTTGGATGGAAATAT GTTCTGGCAtatgaaaagaatgaaacatACAAAGAAGGGAAGTTTGTGCTTGAGAG GTGGACGATTGTTGACAATGTTGAAGAGGAGTTGGAATTAAATTTGGATGCACAAGCTGGTTCACAAGGATCTCAAGCTGGTTCTCAAGCTGGTTCTCAGGCTGATTCTCAAGCTGGCTCAAGTGACACAGAAAACGCCTAG